GGTCAGGGCGGCCAGGGCGTCGGCGCCGCAGGCCGCGGCCAGGTCCGCCGCGCGGGCCAGCTCGTCACGGGAGCCGAGGGCGACGCCGAGGTCGCGGCGGGCCAGGGCGCGTTCGTACGCGGACGGTGACGCCTCCAGGTGGCGCACCGCGTCCGCCAGGAGGGCGCGCGCCTCGTCGGGGGCGGCGAACAGGGCGGCGCAGCGGAGGGCTTCCCCGAGGGCGGTGCCGGTGCCGAAGCGTTCCGCGTGGGCGCGGGCGAGGTCCGCGTGGGCGGCCGCCCGGTCCGGGTCGTCGGCGGCGAGGGCGCGCGCCAGGTCGCAGGCCCAGGGCGCCCAGACGCCGTTGTGCCGGCCGCGTGCCTCCAGGGCGTGGCCCGCCGCCTCCAGTTCCTCGGCCGCCTCACGGGTCCTGCCCTCCGCGAGGAGGAGCCGCCCTCGTACGCAGGGGCCGTCGGGCAGGACCATGGCGCTGGGCCAGGGCGGGCCGAAGGCGTACGCGTCGGCCAGTTCGCGGGCCTCCCCGGTCCTGCCCCGCGCCAGGAGCGTGTCCACCAGGAGGCACACGGCGTCCCACTGCACGGCCAGGCCCCGGCCCGCACGGTCGGCGAGGCGCAGCCCCTCGCGGAGGAACGACTCGGCACGGGGCAGGTCGCCCGCGCGGCGGTGGGCGAGGCCCAGCAGGGTGTGCGCGAAGGCGAGGTGGGCGCCGCTCCAGCCGGATATCTCGTACGCGCGGACGGCCTCCTCGAACAGGGCGCGGGCGCGGCCGGGCCGGTCGGTGAATGCGTACGCGATGCCGATCATGGCGGGTGTCTCAAAGCCCCACTCGGTGTCGGTCCAGCTCACCCCGGGTGCGGGGCGGCCGTCGAGGAGGGCGCGGCCGCACAGAGCGAGGACGTGGGCGGCGTCCTCGCCGCGCAGCATCGCGTCGAAGGCGCGCAGGGAGAGCAGGGCCCGTTCGGCGTCGTCGGTGCCGGGGAGGCCGTCGGCGAGCGCGGCGAGGCGCCGGGAGCGGCCGTGCGGGTCGTCCTCGGCGGCGCGGAACGACTCGTACATGAAGTGGGCCGCCTCCAGACGGGTGCGGGCGCGGCCGGGCGGGGTGCGGGCGGCTTCGGCGGCGACGGTGGCGGACGCCTCGGCCAGCTGGTTGCTGTGGGCGAGGGCCTGGCCGAGGCGCCAGGTGGCGTCGGCGCGCAGGGCCGGGTCGAGGCCGGGCAGTCCGAGCGCGGAGCGCAGGTGGGCGACGGTGGCGGCCGGTGAGGTGAGGAGGGCGGCGCAGCCCAGTTCGTACAGCACCTCGGCGTACGCCTCGGGTGGTGGGGGCTCCTGGAGGGCGCGTTCCAGGCAGCGGCGGGCCGCGTCGGGCGCGCCGACGGCCAGGTGCTCGCGGGCGGCCTCGCGGAGCTGCTCGACCAGGTCGGGGTCGTCGTCCGGGTGGACCTCCAGGAGGTGGCGGGACGCGGCGGCCGCGCCGAGGCCCTCGCGGGTGACGGCCCAGGCGGCCTGTCCGTGCATGGCGGTGCGGGTGGCGGCGGGTATGGAGCGGTACACGGCGGTCGCGACCAGCGGGTGGGCGAACTCCAGCGGGTCGGAGCCGGTGACGATGCGGGCCTCGCGGAGTCGGGCGGCGCAGTCGGCGGCCTCGTCGGCGGGCATGCCCGCCAGGGTGGCGGCGAGCCGCAGCGGGATCTCGGTGCCCAGGACGGCGGCCGCCCAGGCGAACCGGGTGGCGGCGGTGCCGAGCGCGTGGAGGCGGGCGACCAGTCCGCTGCCGCGCGCCGACGCGCCCAGGTCGCGCAGCCGGCCGGCGGAGCGGGCGACGGGCTCCAGACTCCTGTCCCGTACGGTCGCGAGGAGCTCGACGGTCTCGTACGGGTTGCCGCCGGTGACCGCCCACACCTCGTGGCAGAACGGGTCGTCGGTGCGGTCGCCGAGCGCGGCGCGGGCCAGGTCGGCGGTGGCGTCCTCGGTGAGGGCGTGCAGCGTGGTGGTGAGCCTGGCCTGCGCGGCGACGCGGCGCAGCAGGGTCGCGGCGGGCTCGCCCCGTTCGGCGGACGCGTCGGCGCGGTGGGCGAGGACGATCAGCAGGGGCAGGCCGGGCAGGCGTCCGGCGAACTCGGCGAGCCAGTGCAGCGACTCGGCGTCCGCCCAGTGCGCGTCGTCCACGAGGACGACGAGTGGCTGGTCGCGCCGCTGTTCGGCGAGGCTGGTGACGACCCGGTCGAGGCCGTCCCGTACGCCCTGCGGGTCGGCGAGGGGCGAGCTCGGCGCGGCCAGGCCGAGGGCGGGCGCGGTGAGCTCGAAGCGGTCGCCGAACAGCTGCCGCAGGCGTTCCTCGGACAGGGGCAGGAGGGCCGGTACGAGGAGCTGGCGCAGTACGTGGAACGGCACGGACGTGAGCGTCTCGCCGCCCTTGCCGGACAGGACGGAGCAGCGGCCCGCGGCGCGGCGGCCGATCTCCGCGAGCAGGGACGTCTTGCCGATGCCGGCCTCGCCCCGGAAGACGAGCAGTCCCCCGGTGGCGTTCTGGCCGGTCAGCGCGTCCACGGCGTGCGCGGCGACGGCCAGTTCGCGCTCCCGCTCCAGCAGCGGTGCGGACAGCCGGTGTTCCGCCCTGGACGGCAGCATCCGCTCCCCCTTTCTCGTATGTACGTTCGAGAGCAAGGGTAGTCGGCCGCGCCTCGGAGAGGGGACGATTCGGGCCGTCCGGGCGCAGGCGGGCACGCGCGGGCCC
This genomic window from Streptomyces thermolilacinus SPC6 contains:
- a CDS encoding ATP-binding protein; its protein translation is MLPSRAEHRLSAPLLERERELAVAAHAVDALTGQNATGGLLVFRGEAGIGKTSLLAEIGRRAAGRCSVLSGKGGETLTSVPFHVLRQLLVPALLPLSEERLRQLFGDRFELTAPALGLAAPSSPLADPQGVRDGLDRVVTSLAEQRRDQPLVVLVDDAHWADAESLHWLAEFAGRLPGLPLLIVLAHRADASAERGEPAATLLRRVAAQARLTTTLHALTEDATADLARAALGDRTDDPFCHEVWAVTGGNPYETVELLATVRDRSLEPVARSAGRLRDLGASARGSGLVARLHALGTAATRFAWAAAVLGTEIPLRLAATLAGMPADEAADCAARLREARIVTGSDPLEFAHPLVATAVYRSIPAATRTAMHGQAAWAVTREGLGAAAASRHLLEVHPDDDPDLVEQLREAAREHLAVGAPDAARRCLERALQEPPPPEAYAEVLYELGCAALLTSPAATVAHLRSALGLPGLDPALRADATWRLGQALAHSNQLAEASATVAAEAARTPPGRARTRLEAAHFMYESFRAAEDDPHGRSRRLAALADGLPGTDDAERALLSLRAFDAMLRGEDAAHVLALCGRALLDGRPAPGVSWTDTEWGFETPAMIGIAYAFTDRPGRARALFEEAVRAYEISGWSGAHLAFAHTLLGLAHRRAGDLPRAESFLREGLRLADRAGRGLAVQWDAVCLLVDTLLARGRTGEARELADAYAFGPPWPSAMVLPDGPCVRGRLLLAEGRTREAAEELEAAGHALEARGRHNGVWAPWACDLARALAADDPDRAAAHADLARAHAERFGTGTALGEALRCAALFAAPDEARALLADAVRHLEASPSAYERALARRDLGVALGSRDELARAADLAAACGADALAALTRRALSDLPAR